CTGTAATTGGTCTATGCTCTGTATTAAATTGGTAGGCCtacaatttcaatgattttcTGACAATGTTTTCTGCTATTTTTCCAAACTGTTCTCTGTCTTCTCTCCACATCTTGGACGCATCAACATTGGCACCACTTTCATCATTTGGTTCTGCAGAGACACAAATAATGGCCATCAAAGTTTGAATAACACAATACCTCATCATGTCAGTGCAGTAAAgttgtatctgctatgcaattgtatagcaGGTAACACCTTGGTGGACCGACGTAACGACTTATACACAAATCATATGTGTTGCTCAGATTACTGTAGTATCAACTAGTAACTACTAAATTAAATTTGAGCTGTGGACAGACAAAATACTGATATAGAATTTGTATGTACCACACTTTCTGTAGTTGTCACATTCATTTGTAACattcaagtgtaaaagtatactctttcaatCACTTTAATTATAACTTATAAGCCTACCAAGTAGTATTTGGCATTTCTAATTGAGTCATTTTGTAAACAGTGTTTTTTGCCAAGGACAGCAAACTGATTCCAGTGAATGATAGCCATCACAACCTTGATTCTATTGAGCTTTCAATGAGAGTTCATTGATGATTTACTTGCCAAAAtttttacagattgattacaatGAGTGAGACTGCATGCTAGGATAATGATTAAACTACTTgaaaaagtatacatttaatttgatataGATGCTATGAACAATTGTGACAAATCATgccaaaatgtacaaaactcTACATTGTTGACATTGGCAATAAAGcgaaatttgaaattgaagtcaTACACCATATTCTAGATTTGGAAAGACAAAGGATTTTGTGTTTTGGCCACTAGGGATGCTGTTCTAAGCATACTTTGGACTAGAAGTGACAGTTAGTTATGATAGTTGAATACTGTAGCTTTCTTTGAAAAAATTCATCATTTCCAAATGTTTTACTAAAGTTGGTTGCATTCTGATCCAGTCTCAATCATGCGGTGTTTCAAATCATGTAATTTGTACGtttcaaataatataattttcagGAACTCACCGAGTTTTTTTACCCACATTTTGTTGATTGCTTCATGCAATACCATGTGATTTTGACCCCCAttgtgacattatttttttgaaaatgacagCAAGGTGAGTAGCCAGAATTGGTGTATTGAAAATCCTTAAGTTTCCTTATGAGAATAATAATGCCATAAGCAAATTACAAAGTACATTTGAGGTAATGATATTAACCTATTCTTGACAACAGGCCATTCAGGTATTCAAGTTTGTCACAGACCTCATACAAATATACAGGGATATACAGGGAGCGACCTGAATGACGCCACACAGCAGTCAAAAATAGGTAAATTAGTATACTAAATTAAGTGTCACATACCTGCCAGCATACTAACAACTGAAAGCAAAATTTTTTCAACACTTTGTACAGGGCTCCATCTCTCAGCACTTGTTTCGTATCCCATTGGATCGTCACCAGGTGCATGTAATATAGATATGCAAACCTGACCATCCTGGTAAACTataacagaaagacagacagatttaTGCACGGATTAATGtttaaacctgtactagctgtaactggggtacatgtacatgtattatcttttccatcagacaaccaacaatatatttccTGAAAATTCTTAAAATACCAGTTACTagacactgtatatatatatatatatatatatatatatatatatatatatatatatatatatatatatatatatatatatatatatatatatatatatatatatatatatatatatatatatatatatgtatacacatacacatctcATGATGAACAATATTACGATTAAATCAAATATCTTACAAAGCAGTTTCAAAAATCATTCCAGTTATATATAATGTAGCTTTAAAGTTCAGTGTGGTATTACAattaaaaacagttgtctagcagAGTTGGTtcggaacaaaaaaaaatgattttctcTAATCCTTATGACTCCATTgataactacatgtaatttgagGACCTGAGATTTAAACACTGGCAGTGCTGACTGCGAGCAAAACAGGTAGTGACGTCCCTTGACCAGTCACTCAAAATATCTAATGGTACTGTACTCAGATCTATTTTTCCTGATATTGTTaatgcaggggtgaacaaatcattttgtgaactggtggtccctggaccagtgccttaaaaaatctagtggtcctgctgaaagaattgtGGTCCCAGGTCGTGCTAATGTGAAaaattaaatcttgcctatgaatctgtgtATTCAAaggactttttaacatagttattaacagtaaggtactggtccgatggaccagacaaggtaaaatttgtgtggtctgcccaaaaaaatcgctagtcctggacccaggaccagtggatttgttcacccctgtaaTGATATgggtacaaaatgtaattattgaACATTTGTTTATACTTTGTAAAAGAATataaatttctactcacagagtcaaaaaatttcttggaagcaaatcccaaatttttgtGGATGTCTCGTCAGTATCTTCAagggtgtactacaatgtactatgacCCTGATGGGATGCTACACTAATAATAGCAAGCTGGAATGAATAGCTTGTTGCGGCATTTGTTTATAGCATGCACAAGCCATTAAGACCAACAAATACGGAATATATACTCTTGTTATTCTACGTCACGATAACTTGCATCTACGTCACGAaaatgtatgtctatgtcactggttttacTGTTTttcaaatatgagtcaaaatgttcaaaactgccatactttccCCGATATTTCTtcgatattactggcgctggtataattatgttattctccaatatttttcttcattcagctggaaaatactcttgacctaaggggttgtcactactcttCTAATGattcatagtgacaaagaccccttaggtcacttgtactttacttggctgaacaaagaaaaatattggggaagaATGTCTAATTAACTAAAGTGCCTTCAAATGCGGGTATCAAAACATTGGTACATGTACCCATGGGTCTGCATCTATTTGCAAttcatttaaatggtttattacatttagacaaaatgttgcaagaaattgtGATCATTCTATCTTTAAAGTGTATTCTTGTAgtcttcacttccaaaattggtcCACCAGGGACTATAACTGGAAGATTACTATACACCAGAATGAGCAGTGTCTTATTGGTTTTCTGcacagttgtatcaaacaaagctAGTGAATGCTAACTTGCAGtgggttgtacatgtacaatgcctACTGCTAGCTACAAACACAAGTTTATTCACAAAAGATTCAATATACTAACAGTGGTTTCACTAAGGgctgtaagtaggtaaaatctactgagGCTCTTATGTCATTTTACATGGGTTCcatacaaaattacca
Above is a genomic segment from Glandiceps talaboti chromosome 20, keGlaTala1.1, whole genome shotgun sequence containing:
- the LOC144450427 gene encoding ubiquitin-conjugating enzyme E2 G2, whose amino-acid sequence is MAGSALKRLMAEYKQLTLNPPEGIVAGPANEENFFEWEALITGPEGTYFENGVFPAKITFPADYPLSPPKMKFTCEMFHPNIYQDGQVCISILHAPGDDPMGYETSAERWSPVQSVEKILLSVVSMLAEPNDESGANVDASKMWREDREQFGKIAENIVRKSLKL